Below is a window of Georgenia soli DNA.
GCCGGCGGTGGGAGGATGAGCCCGGACCGGACCGGAGGAGGGGGAACGCGTGGCAGGTGTGCTCACCGGCTTCGCGACCCTCGCGATCGTCGTGACGCTCGGGTACGCGCTCGCCCGGTGGGGAGTCCTCGGCGAGGGCGCCGACACCGTGCTGAGCCGCCTGACGTTCTTCGCGGCGACACCTGCGCTGATGTTCCGCACGGTGGCGGCGGCGGAGGTCGGTGACGTCTTCTCGGCGGCCGCGCTGGTCAACGTCCTCACCGCGCTCGCCCTGGCGGCCGCCTACACGCTCGTCTGCGCCGTCCTGCTGCGGCAGCGGGGGGCGGAGCTGACCCTGGGCGCCCTGACGGCCAGCTACGTCAACGCGGGCAACCTCGGCATCCCGCTCCTCGTCTTCGCCGTCGGTGACGCCGCCGCGATCGCCCCCGTGCTGCTGCTGCAGCTGCTCGTCATGGTGCCCGTCAGCTTCTCCCTGCTCGACGCCCAGACGGGGCGGCGCGGCGTCTCCCTCACGCAGACGGTGACCATGCCCGTGCGCAACCCGCTCGTCATCGGGGTGCTGCTGGGCCTCGTCGTCTCCCTCACGGGCGTGCGCGTCCCGCAGGTGCTCGCGCTGCCGGTCGACATGGTCGCCGACCTCGCGATCCCCGCCATGCTCATCACCTTCGGCGTCTCCCTGCACGGCGCGCCCCTGCCCGGGCGCGGCGAGGTGCGGGCGCCGCTGTGGACCGCCGTCGTGCTGAAGAACCTCGGCGGGCCGCTGCTCGCCTACCTCCTGGGTGCCCACGCGTTCGGGCTGACCGGGAAGGAGCTGCTCGCCCCCGTGATCGTCGCGGCCCTGCCGACGGCGCAGAACGTCTTCGTCTACGCCATGCGGTACGGCCGGGCGGTGCCGATGGTGCGCGACGTCATCCTCGTGACCACGATCGGCTGCGTGCCGGTCGTGGTGGCCCTCGTGGGGGTGCTGGGATGAGCCTGCCGCGCGGACCGGGCCGCCGCCCTGCCGTCCCGGCCCCGGCGATGTTCATGGTCTCCGGCGCCAGCCAGTACCTCGGCGCCGCCGTGGCCGTCGGCCTCTTCGTCCACATGCCGGCGACGACGGTGGCCTGGTGGCGGATGCTGGTCGCGGGGGCCTTCCTGCTGGTCTGGCGGCGTCCGTGGCGGGCGCCGTGGACCCGTCGCACGCTGGCGGCCTCCGCCCTCTTCGGGGTCGTCCTCGGGGCGATGAACCTCCTCTTCTACAGCGCCATCTACTACCTCCCGCTCGGGACCGCGGTCTCCCTGGAGTACCTCGGCCCGGTGGCGGTCGCGGCGCTCGCTGGACGGGGCCTGCGGGTGCGCGTCGCGATCGGCCTGGCGCTGCTGGGCGTGGTCTCCATCAGCGGGCTCGGGCTGGACTGGTCGGACCCGGGCACCGCCCCCGGCGTGCTGCTCGCGGTCCTCGCGGGGGCCGCGTGGGCGGTCTACATCCTGCTGGGGCGGCGGATCGCCGCCGGGCGGGACGGCCTGACGTCCCTCGCCGCCGGGATGGCCGTCGCCGCCGTCGTCTACGCGCCGGTCGCCGCGCCGACCGTCGGGATCGCGCTGAGGGACCTCGCGCTCCTCGCCACGGTCGTGGGCGTGGGGATCCTCTCCTCGCTCGTGCCGTACGCCATCGAGCAGGTCGCCCTCACCCGCCTCGCCGCACCGACCTTCGCGCTGCTGACCTCGCTCCTGCCCGCGACGTCTCTCGCGGCCGGGCTGGTGGTCCTCGGGCAGGTGCCGACGGCGGGGGAGACGGTCGGCCTCGTCCTCATCTCCGTCGCGGTGCTGCTGGCCAGCCGGGAGGGCGATCCCGAACCGCGGCTGGACCGGCCGGACGCACCTCCGCCCGGCTGAGCCGGGGAGCACAGCGCGGTCCGGGCGTCCCGGATCCCAGCGGGCCGTGAGCGATGTCCCAGAGGGCGCACCCTGGGCATTCCGGACCGGCACGTGCGATACTGGGCGGCAGGTGGCGCGTCAACCGCGCCCCGACATCGCACTGCACGGCCACCGCGCCGGCGGGCACTCGCCCCGCCGATGACGAGTGAGCGGAGATGCCTGCGGTGACCTTCTGCTGAGAGAAGTACCTCTTCGTGCCCCAGAACACCCCTGCGCCCACGACCGCCTCGTTCGACGCCCTGGGCGTCCCCGGCCTCCTGTCGCGGTCGCTGACCACGCGCGGCATCACCGCGCCCTTCCCGATCCAGACCGCGACGCTGCCCGACACGCTCGCCGGCCGCGACGTGCTCGGCCGCGGCCGCACGGGCTCCGGCAAGACGCTCGCGTTCTCGCTGCCCCTCGTGGCCCGGCTCGCCGCCCTCGTGCCCTCGGGCGAGTCGATCGCCGGGCGCACCAGGCCCGCGCACCCGCGCGGGCTCGTGCTGGCCCCGACGCGCGAGCTCGCCACCCAGATCGCCGAGACGATCACCCCGCTGGCAACCGCCGCGGGCCTGAGCGTGACCACGATCTTCGGCGGCGTCAGCCAGAACCGGCAGGTCGAGGCCATCAACCGCGGCGTCGACATCGTCGTGGCCTGCCCGGGCCGCCTCGAGGACCTCATGGGCCAGCGCCTGATCCACCTCGACCGGATCGCCGTCACCGTCCTGGACGAGGCGGACCACATGGCCGACCTCGGCTTCCTGCCCGGCGTGACCCGGATCCTGCGGGCGACGCCGCGCGGCACCCAGCGTCTGCTCTTCTCGGCGACCCTGGACAACGGCGTTGACAAGCTCGTGACCCAGTTCCTCGACAACCCGCTGCACCACAGCGTCGACACGGCGTCCTCGCCCGTCGCCGCCATGGAGCACCACGTCTTCCTGGTGCCCTCCACCGACGCGAAGAACGAGCTCGTCCGCACGCTCGCCTCCGGCAGCGCCCGCCGGCTGCTGTTCACCCGCACCAAGCACCAGGCCAAGAAGCTCGCGCGCCAGCTCACCTCGTCCGGCGTGCCCGCCGTGGAGCTGCACGGCAACCTCTCGCAGAACGCCCGCGAGCGCGGGCTCGACGCCTTCTCGTCCGGCGAGGTGCGCGTCATGGTGGCCACCGACATCGCCGCCCGCGGCATCCACGTCGACGACGTCGACCTCGTCGTCCACGTGGACCCGCCCGCCGAGCACAAGGCGTACCTGCACCGCTCCGGCCGCACGGCGCGCGCCGGCCACGGCGGCGACGTCGTCACCGTCGTCCTGCCCGAGCAGCGCAGCGACTTCCGGTCGCTGGCCCGGGCGGCGAAGATCTCCGCCGCGCCCGTGAGCGTGACGGCGGACGACCCGCGGGTGGCCGAGCTCGTCGGCGAGGTGGCCGCCGTCGTCGACCCGCAGCGGGCGCCGCTGGCCGCCTCGCGCAAGCCAGCGCCGCAGCAGCCCGGGGCCGGACGGGCCTCCGGGGGCTCGCGCCGTCGTCGCGGAGGCTCCGCCGCCGGACGGGCGAGCACCGGCACGAGCGGGGCGGGCTCGGCCCGCACCACTGTCAACGGCCGATCGGTCGGCGCCCCGGTGAACACCGGCTCCGCCGCGCCGGCCGCGTCGACCGGCGGGCGGGCACGGCCGGGACGTCGTCGTCGCGCAGGAGCCGCCCAGGGCGCGCCGCGCGGGGCCGTGAACCGCTGAGTCGAGGCCGCCGCGCGGGGCCGTGAACCGCTGAGTCGAGGCCGCCGCACAGGGCGCTGAACAACTTGTGACGCACCTGTGACTCGTTTCAGGATGCGAGTCCTCCCTGTACCTGCGACGCTTCTTCTGTTCGTAGGACCAACGCCCGCACGCCCGTGCGGACGAGATTAGGGAGGTGCTCCCATGGTTGGTGAGCTCATCGGTCTCATCATCTTCGGCGCCGTGATCGGCGCCCTCGCCCGTCTGGTCATGAAGGGCGACCAGAACATCGGCGTCATCTGGACGATCGTCCTCGGCGCCCTCGGTGCCGCCGTCGGCTACTGGCTCTCGGGACTCCTCGGGGTCGGTGAGACGGGCGGGATCGACTGGATCCGGTGGATCATCTCGATCATCGCGGCGGTGGTCTTCATCGGGATCTACATGGCTGCCACGGGTCGACGCGCGACGCGCTGACGCCTGAGCCGAGAAGTGGCCTGTCGCACCACGGTGCGGCCGGCCCCTTCTGCTGTGTGCTGACACGTCCTGCCGCGAGACCGCGGCTAGTCTGTGCGGCGAGGGCCAGCGGTCAGCTCAGGGAGGCCTGGTGCTCGTCGTCGGACGCCGCCTCGCTCTCCTCGGTGAGCAGCGGCAGCCGGAGCTCGAGAACCGCCCCTCCCGGGCCCGTGGCGTCAGCGACCAGGAGCTCCCCGCCGTGAGCACGGGCGATCTCGCGGCTGATGGCGAGGCCGAGCCCGCTGCCGCCCTGGTCTCGGCCGCGGGCCTCGTCGAGCCGGGCGAAGCGGTCGAAGACGCGCTCGCGGTCCTCCGGGGCGATGCCCCCGCCGTCGTCCCGGACCGTGACGACGGCGGAGCCGCCATGCCGCCGCAACGACAACGAGATGGTCGTGCGGGCGTGGCGGCGGGCGTTGTCGGTGAGGTTCCGCAGGACGCGCGCCAGCTGTGACGGGTCCCCGAGCACCCGGAGCGCCGGCAGAGGCTCGACCTCGACCTGCAGGTCGGTGGTGCGGCGCAGCCACTGTGCCTCGTCGTGGACCACGTCGTCGAGGTCGACCTCCCGCTCCGTCCGCGGGGCGCGGCCGTCGAGCCGGGCGAGCAGCAGGAGGTCGTCGACGAGCCGAGCCATGCGGGACTGCTCGGTGTGCAGGGCAGCCGCGGTCTCCTGCCACAGGTCAGGCTCGTCCCGGGCGACGGCGACCTCCAGCATCGCCTGCATGTTGGCCAGGGGCGTGCGCAGCTCGTGCGAGGCGTCCGAGACGAAGTGGCGGCGCCGCTCGGTCGCCGCCTGGATGCGGGCGAGCATCGAGTTCATCGTGTCCGCGAGCCGGTAGAGCTCATCGCGCGCGGGCGGCAGCGGCACGCGTTGCGACAGGTCACCCGCGCCGATCGTGGCCGCCTTGCGCCGGATCTCCTCCACCGGGGCCAGGGCCCGGCCCACGCTCAGCCACGTGACGAGCCCCGTCAGCACCAGGACGGCGGGGAAGACGGCCGCCACCATCCGGGCGGTGTCCGAGACCGCCCGGTTCGCGGCCCTGAGCGACTGCGCGACCACGACGGTGCGTGGGTGGTTCGACGTCCCGGCCGGCATCGCGAGCACCCGGTACTGACGGCCTGGTGTGACGGGGAGCGTGCGGGTACGGACGTGCGGCTCGTCGACCGGGCGCGACATCGGGCCGATCTTCAGTCCTTCGCTGGCGGCGATGACGTGGCCCTGGTCGTCCAGCACCTGGACGAGGCTGCCGCTGTACGGCACCGGGCGGACCCCCGGCGTGGTCACCAGGCCGTCCTGCAGGACGGCGATGTCGAGGGCGCGGTCCTGGGCCATGGCGTCGACGCCGGCCACGAGCTCCTGACGCACGAGCAGGACCAGTGCCGCGCCAGCCCCGGCCAGGATGACGGCGACCACCGCCGTCGCCGCGAGCGTGGTGGTCGCCCGCACGCTGAGCCGGCCGCCCGTCACGGGTGCCTCCCGCTGAGGCGGTACCCCAGTCCCCGCACAGTGCTGATCGAGATGCCAGGTGTGGGGCCGAGCTTGCGCCGGAGCCGGCCGATGTAGACCTCCACCACGTTGGGACCGCCGTCGAACGCCTGGTCCCACACGTGCTCGAGGATCTCGTGCTTCCCGACCACGTGCTCCGCGCGGTGCACGAGGAAGGTCAGCAGCGCGAGCTCGCGGGCCGTCAGCTGCAGCTCACGCTCGCCGCACCAGGCGCGCTGGAGGGCGGGGTCGAGCCGGAGGGGCCCGACGGTGAGGGGCGGGCCGTCGCTCGTCGCCGCGCGACGGGCCAGGGCCCGCAGCCGGGCCGAGAGGACGACCGTCGAGAACGGCTTGGACATGTAGTCGTCGCCCCCGATGTCGAGGGCGTCGGCCTCGTCGTACTCGCCGTTCTTGGCCGTCAGGAACAGCACCGGGGTGCTGTCGCCGCGTACGCGCATCCGGCGGCACACCTCGTAGCCGGACAGGTGCGGCAGCATCACGTCCAGGACGACGACGTCGAACTCCTGCTCGCGGGTGTGCCACTCGCCGTCGATGCCGTCGTCCGCCACCACCACGCTGAAGCCCTCGGCCTCGAGGGTCCGCCGCAGCGCGGTGGCCAGGGGGCGCTCGTCCTCGACAACCAGAACACGCACGTGCTCTCCCCACGTCCTCATGGGTCTTCGTGTGCGTCTTCAGGCTACGCACGAGACGGGGGCGGCCGGGAGTCCCGGCCGCCCCCGTGCTGGGTGCGGGATGACCCCCACGTCCGAGGCGAGCGAACGTGGGGGGACGTGCTCCGCTCCGAGGAGGATCCGTTCAGGTCCTCTCGGCTGAAGTGGCGGTGCTACCGCGCCGTGCTAGTCGTCGTCGTGCTTCTTGTAGTCGTGGTGGCGGTCGCCGTGGTCGTCGCGGTCCTTCTTGTAGTCGTGGTGGCGGTCGCCGTGGTCGTCGCGGTCCTTCTTGTAGTCGTGGTGGCGGTCGCCGTGGTCGTCACGGTCCTTCTTGTAGTCGTGGTGGCGGTCGCCGTGGTGGTCACGGTCCTTGTCGCCGTAGTGGCGGTCGCCGTGGTGCTCGCGGTGGTCCTTGTCGTGGTCGCGGTCACGGTTGCGGTCGCCGTAGTGGTGACCGTTGTCGAAGCGGTCGCAGTGGTCCTTCAGCTCGTCCACGGCGTCGCGGTAGGAGCGGGCGTGCTCACGGTGCCACCCGTCACGGTCCCGCCAGGTCACGTCCCAGTGGCCGTGGTGCCGGTAGAAGTCCACGTCCCAACACTTGTTCTTGTGGTGGTGGTTGTGGTCGTAGGAGCTCTGCCCGGCCGGGGCGAAGGAGGTCGTGGTGGCTGCGGACGCCGGGAGCGCACCGCCAAGCATCGACAGGCCGACGGCCGCAGCTGCGAACCCGCCGAGAATGGTCTTGTGAGACATCGGGTGACTCCCTCTTCATGGTGGTTGCCTCATTGCGCGCACCACTGTGCGAGGGGCCACCTGAAGGGAGCCTGAACGGACCTGTCGGTCCGCTCAGCCAGCAAGGGTGCCCGCTCCGCGACCCCTACGAACGGCGGGACCGCGGGGTGTGCCCGGGGCAGCTGTCACGCCCGGCCGGGCAGCAGCTCCCCGAGCAGGGTCTCGACCCGGGCGCGGATGTCGTCGCGGACCCGTCGTACGGTCCCGAGGTCCTTGCCGGCGGGGTCCTCGAGCTCCCAGTCCTCGTAGCGCACGCCCGGGAAGAACGGGCAGGCGTCGCCGCAACCCATGGTGATGACGACGTCGGAGGCCTGGACGGCGTCGGGGGTGAGGATCTTCGGCCTGGCGGCGGTGATGTCGATGCCCTCCTCGGCCATCGCCTGCACCGCGACGGGGTTGATCTGGTCAGCGGGCGCCGAGCCGGCAGAGCGGACCTCGACCTCCCCGTGCGAGAGCGCCGTCAGGTAGCCGGCGGCCATCTGGGAGCGGCCGGCGTTGTGGACGCAGACGAACATGACGCTGGGGCGGCCGGTCACTGGCACGAGGACTCCTCGGAACGGGTGCTGCGGGTGTGCTGGACCGAGGCTATGGGCTCCGGCTCGCAGGCTCTGCCGTGTCTCAGCCCGGTGGGGATGCCGAGGAACGCCGGCTCGGGGCGCGGTGCGCTGCAGCAGCCGGCGTCGTCGGGCGCGACGACAGCGTGACCCTCGAGGTCGAGGACGGGCAGCGTGGTCGAGCACACGCCGGTCTCGGGCAGGGAGAGCTCCAGCTCGCGGGCGGCCCGCTCGTCGCCGGCGAGGTGGGCAGCGACGGAGCGGACCTGCTCGTAGCCGGTGGCGAGGAGGAAGGTCGGCGCGCGGCCGTACGACTTCATCCCGACGATGAAGAAGCCGGGCTCCGGGTGCGCCAGGGTCTCGGCGCCGTGCGCGGGCACGGTGCCGCAGGAGTGGTGCTCCGGGTCGATGAGCGGCGCCAGCGCCCGTGGTGCCTCCACGCCGGGGTCGAGGTCGAGGCGCAGCTCGCGCAGCATGTCGACGTCGGGGCGGAAGCCCGTCGCTGCGGCGACGGCGTCGACGGTCAGCTCCCGAGGGCCGGTGGGGGTGTTGAGGGTGAGGGTGACCTGGTCGCCGTCGGGTGCGAGCGCGGCGACGGTGGCGGAGGTGAGCAGCCGGATCTTCCCGGCCGCGACGGCCTCGCGCAGGTGTGAGCCCAGCCGGCCGCGCGCGGGCAGCCCGTCGGCGTCCCCGCCGCCGTACGTGCGGGTCGCGGACGCGCCGCGGACCGCCCAGGTGATGGTCGTGGCGGGTTCGGTGCGGGCGAGCTCGACCAGGTTCAGCAGCGTGTTGGCGGCGGAGTGGCCGGCGCCGACGACGAGGACGTGCCTGCCGGCGCAGCGCTCGCGGTCCGAGCCGAGCACGTCGGGGAGCGGGCCGAGGAGGAACGGGGCCGCCTCCGCCTCGCCGGGCGCGGGCAGGCCGGAGACACCGAGCGGGTTGCGCTGCGGCCACATGCCCGAGGCGTCCACGACCGCGCGGGCGTGGTGGTCCACGACCCTGCCGTCGACGACGGCGCGGACCAGGAAGGGGCGATCCGCCCGGCCGGCGCCCTGGGTCTTGTCCATGCCGACCCGGCTGACCGCGACCACCTTCGCGCCGGTGACGATCCGGTGGCGAAGCTGCGGGTGTGCGGCCAGGGGCTCGAGGTACTGCGTCACGAGGTCCCCGCCCGTGGGGAGTCGCGTCCCCCGCGGTCGCTCCCAGCCGGTGGGCTCGAGGAGGCGCGCGGCCGCGGCGTCGACGTCGTACTGCCACGGCGAGAAGAGTCGGATGTGCGCCCACTCCCGGATCGCCGCGCCGACGGCGTGGCCCGCCTCGAGGACGAGCGGGTCCAGGCCCCGCTCGAGGAGGTGCGCGGCGGCCGCCAGGCCGACCGGACCGGCGCCGATGACGACGACCGGCAGGTCCGACGCGGGTGTTCTCGACATGGTGGTGCCTCCCGGGATGACGCACAACGTATTGATTGACGTCGATCGTTGGGAGCATGCGCTACCCATCGACGTTTGTCAATCAGTGAGGCATACTCGTGCCATGGCCACGCTTCCCCTCGCCCAGTCCCCGGAGGCGGGGGTGTGCTGCAGCCCCCTCACCCGCGAGCCGATGAGCATCGCGGACGCCGAGCGTCTGGCGGGCATCCTGAAGGCGGTCGCCGACCCGGCCCGACTGCGGCTGCTGTCGATCATCGCCAGTCACGACGGCGGCGAGGCGTGCGTGTGCGACCTGACCGAGCCCCTCGACCTCTCCCAGCCGACGGTCTCCCACCACCTCAAGGTGCTGGTGGAAGCGGGCCTGGTCACCCGGGAGAAGCGCGGGAGATGGGCCTACTACGCGGTCGTCCCCGCTGCGCTCGACGCGCTCGGCGGAGTGCTGACCACGCGGCACGCCAACGCCGGAGACTGCTGCTGACGGCGGGCACCGCAGGCGCGGAGGAAGAGTGGGCCCCGTGGGGATCGAACCCACAACCCGCGGATTAAAAGTCCGCTGCTCTGCCGATTGAGCTAGAGGCCCCGGCCGTCCGTTGCCGGACGACGGAGGATCAGGTTACCCGCGCCGCCAGCCGCCCACCTGCACCTGTGACCTTCGGACTGCACGGGCTTCCCGCACGCGGGTAGCGTCTGAGCGTGAACCGGACGGCAGGGCGCCGTGCGGGCCGAGCCCCGCCAGGGGGGAGGGAGCAGGGGGCATGAGCGAACGACGTTTCCGCCGTCCGGCGATGCTGGACCCGGCGCAGGCCGAGGCCATCCAGGGCGACGAGGACCCGGCCCTTCGCTCGGAGGTCGCCCACACCTCCGCGCAGGCCCTGGTGCGAGGGGGCCGCGAGGGTGCCGAGGACCCGGAGCTGGTGAGGCGGCTCGTCCAGCTCGTCGACACGGAGGGGCTCGACGCCATCGCCGCGCTGTGGTCCCGCAGCCCGCACACCACCCTCCCGGGCACGCTGTGGCGCCTCTACCTCCTGCGCGAGTGGGTGCGGCGCGACCCCGCGGCGGTGTCCGACCGGTACCGCCTCGGCCTCGAGCGGGCCGAGGTCGCGGGCGCCGTCGCCGGCGTCGAGGAGCCGCCCGGGCCCGAGGAGGTCTCCGCCGTCTGCGACAAGGTGCTCTCCGGCCTCTACGACGGCGACCTCGCCGTCGCGCTCGAGCGCGCCGCAGCCTTCCTCCGCGTGCTCGCCACCGGCTCCGCCATGCACGCCGACTGGATCGAGGAGGACGACGACGACCTCGCCTTCCGCGTCACGCGCCGCGCCGGCGCGCTGCTCACCACGGCGGAGGAGCTCGAGGAGGCCGCGGGGCTCTACCGCGGAGGCCGGCTGGACTGACCGGACTCCGCGGGGGCGCCGTCGGACGCCCCCAAAAAGTGCCGCCGCGGGCCGAGGTCAGCAGGTCAACGGCCAGCACCGAACCGAAAGTCTGTGCCTGCGCGCCGAAACAGGTGATACTGCCGGTACCGGCAACGACGGCGGGAGGCAGACATGACTGCGACGAGGCAGTCCGACGACGTACGCGCCAGCGGGACTCACGAGGTCACCGAGCGCGAGGCGCGGAGGGTGGCCGAGGCCGCCCGGGAGAGCGGCTGGACCCAGCCGTCCTTCGCGAAGGAGCTCTACCTCGGGCGCTTCCGGCCCGAGCTCATCACCCCGCACCCACGGCCCGAGCCGGAGCTCGCCGCCCGCGGTGAGGCCTACCTGGGGCAGCTGACCGAGTTCCTCAGGACGGTCGACGGCCAGGCCATCGAGCGGGACGCCCGGATCCCGGACGAGGTGGTCGCGGGGCTGGCGCGCATCGGCACGTTCGGCATCAAGATCCCCACCGAGTACGGGGGCCTCGGGCTCGGCCAGGTGCACTACAACCGCGCGCTGATGCTGATCGGCAGCGTCAACCCGGCGATGGGGGCACTGATCTCCGCGCACCAGTCGATCGGGGTGCCGGAGCCGGTCAAGCAGTTCGGCACCGAGGAGCAGAAGCGGGCCTACCTGCCGCGCTGCGCCGCCGGCGCCATCTCGGCCTTCCTGCTCACGGAGCCGGACGTCGGTTCCGACCCGGCCCGCCTGCACGCGACCGCGACCCCCACCGACGACGGCGACTACCTCCTCGACGGCGTCAAGCTGTGGTCCACCAACGGCGTCGTCGCCGAGCTCCTCGTGGTCATGGCCCGGGTGCCGCAGTCCGAGGGGCACCGCGGCGGCATCACGGCCTTCGTCGTCGAGGCGGACTCGCCCGGCATCACGGTCGAGCGGCGCAACGCCTTCATGGGTCTGCGGGGTCTGGAGAACGGCGTCACCCGGTTCGACCAGGTCCGCGTCCCCGCCGCGAACGTGCTCGGCCGCGAGGGCCAGGGCCTAAAGATCGCCCTGACCACCCTCAACACGGGCCGGCTCTCCATCCCCGCACTGTGCGTCGGGGCGTCGAAGTGGTCCCTCAAGATCGCCCGCGAGTGGGCGCGCGAACGGGTCCAGTGGGGTCGGCCGGTCGGGCGGCACGCCGCCGTCGCCCACAAGATCGCCTTCATGGCGACGGCCACCTACGCGCAGGAGGCGGTCGTCGAGCTCGCCGGGCACCTGGCCGACGCCGGCCGCACCGACATCCGGATCGAGGCCGCCCTCGCCAAGCTCTTCGCCTCCGAGCGGGCCTGGCAGGTGGCCGACGAGCTTCTGCAGATCCGGGGTGGTCGCGGCTTCGAGACGGCGGACTCCCTCGCGGCCCGCGGCGAGCGGGCGGTCCCGGCCGAGCAGATCCTGCGGGACCTGCGGATCAACCGGGTCTTCGAGGGCTCCTCGGAGATCATGCACCTGCTCATCGCCCGAGAGGCGGTCGACGCCCACCTCGCCGTCGCCGGCGACATCATCGACCCGGACGTCGGCATGGTCGGCAAGGCTCGGGCCGCCGGACGCGCGGGGGCCTTCTACGCCAGGTGGTTGCCGCAGCTGCTCACCGGTCCTGGCGCGGTCCCGACCTCCTACGGCGAGTACGGGCCGCTGGCCACGCACGTGCGCTTCGTCGAGCGCAGCTCGCGCCGGCTCGCCCGCGCGACGTTCTACGGCATGGCGCGTTGGCAGGGCGGCCTGGAGCAGCGGCAGGGCTTCCTCGGCCGCGTGGTCGACATCGGCGCCGAGCTCTTCGCGATGGCCGCGATGTGCGCCCGTGCGCAGATGCAGCTCGAGGACGACGACGCAGCCACCGGCCGCGCGGCCGTCCGGCTCGCCGACGCCGCGTGCCGTCGTTCGCGGCTGACCGTCGAGCGACTCTTCGACGCGCTGTGGACCAACACCGACGCCGCCGACGAGGCTCTGGCGAAGGACGTCCTCGACGGCGACCACGTCTGGGCGGAGGCGGGCGTCATCGACCTGAGCGAGGGCACCGGCCCGTGGATCGCGGACTCCTCGGCCGGGCCGGCCCGCGCGCCCGACGTCTCCCGCCGGATGCTGCCCCCGACCGCGCCGGGCGACTGACCCGGCGACCCACCGACGGCGACGAAGGGGCCCTTCGGCGGCACCAAGCACGGGACCGGCGGCAGGCGGACGAGCGAGGCGCGAAAGCGCGGCCCGGGCGAGGATGGGCCCATGGCACTCGCGGACGAAACGGTCATCGGCACGGACCACCTGGACAGCCGGACGGTCGAGCAGGTGCTCGCCCTCGCCGAGGCGGTGGCTGCCGCCGACGGCGTGGCGGCCCTGTCCGAGCAGCCGCTGCTCGACCTGCGCAGCCCGGTGCGGCCGGTCCGTCACCTGCTCGTGCGCGGCCCCGGGGGTGAGGGGCCCGTGCGCGCGTACGCCCAGATCGACGCGGACGGCACCAGCGCCGAGCTCGCCGTCCACCCCGAGCACCGCCGCCGGGGAGTCGGCCGCGCCCTGCTCGACGCCGTCCGAGCCGGCGCACCCGGGGTGGCGGTGTGGGCGCACGGCGACCTGCCGGCCGCCCGGGCGCTCGCGGCCGCGGCCGGGATGGATCGCGTGCGCGAGCTGCTGCAGCTGGGCCTGGACCTGCCGGAGCGGCACGCCGACCTGCCGGAGCAGCACGACGCTGGTCGCGGCGGGTCCGCCGTCGTCCCGGTGGGCGGGGGTGACGGTCCTCAGGTGCGGACGTTCCGGGTGGGGGAGGACGAGGAGGTCTGGGTGCGCCAGAACGCCCGCGCCTTCGCCGACCACCCCGAGCAGGGCCGCATGACGGTGGAGGACCTGCGGGCCCGGGAGGCCGAGGACTGGTTCGACCCGTCCCTCCTGTGGCTCGTGCCCTCCGACGACGGCGCCCG
It encodes the following:
- a CDS encoding DEAD/DEAH box helicase translates to MPQNTPAPTTASFDALGVPGLLSRSLTTRGITAPFPIQTATLPDTLAGRDVLGRGRTGSGKTLAFSLPLVARLAALVPSGESIAGRTRPAHPRGLVLAPTRELATQIAETITPLATAAGLSVTTIFGGVSQNRQVEAINRGVDIVVACPGRLEDLMGQRLIHLDRIAVTVLDEADHMADLGFLPGVTRILRATPRGTQRLLFSATLDNGVDKLVTQFLDNPLHHSVDTASSPVAAMEHHVFLVPSTDAKNELVRTLASGSARRLLFTRTKHQAKKLARQLTSSGVPAVELHGNLSQNARERGLDAFSSGEVRVMVATDIAARGIHVDDVDLVVHVDPPAEHKAYLHRSGRTARAGHGGDVVTVVLPEQRSDFRSLARAAKISAAPVSVTADDPRVAELVGEVAAVVDPQRAPLAASRKPAPQQPGAGRASGGSRRRRGGSAAGRASTGTSGAGSARTTVNGRSVGAPVNTGSAAPAASTGGRARPGRRRRAGAAQGAPRGAVNR
- a CDS encoding arsenate reductase ArsC, which codes for MFVCVHNAGRSQMAAGYLTALSHGEVEVRSAGSAPADQINPVAVQAMAEEGIDITAARPKILTPDAVQASDVVITMGCGDACPFFPGVRYEDWELEDPAGKDLGTVRRVRDDIRARVETLLGELLPGRA
- a CDS encoding sensor histidine kinase → MTGGRLSVRATTTLAATAVVAVILAGAGAALVLLVRQELVAGVDAMAQDRALDIAVLQDGLVTTPGVRPVPYSGSLVQVLDDQGHVIAASEGLKIGPMSRPVDEPHVRTRTLPVTPGRQYRVLAMPAGTSNHPRTVVVAQSLRAANRAVSDTARMVAAVFPAVLVLTGLVTWLSVGRALAPVEEIRRKAATIGAGDLSQRVPLPPARDELYRLADTMNSMLARIQAATERRRHFVSDASHELRTPLANMQAMLEVAVARDEPDLWQETAAALHTEQSRMARLVDDLLLLARLDGRAPRTEREVDLDDVVHDEAQWLRRTTDLQVEVEPLPALRVLGDPSQLARVLRNLTDNARRHARTTISLSLRRHGGSAVVTVRDDGGGIAPEDRERVFDRFARLDEARGRDQGGSGLGLAISREIARAHGGELLVADATGPGGAVLELRLPLLTEESEAASDDEHQASLS
- a CDS encoding GlsB/YeaQ/YmgE family stress response membrane protein, whose product is MVGELIGLIIFGAVIGALARLVMKGDQNIGVIWTIVLGALGAAVGYWLSGLLGVGETGGIDWIRWIISIIAAVVFIGIYMAATGRRATR
- a CDS encoding AEC family transporter, with amino-acid sequence MAGVLTGFATLAIVVTLGYALARWGVLGEGADTVLSRLTFFAATPALMFRTVAAAEVGDVFSAAALVNVLTALALAAAYTLVCAVLLRQRGAELTLGALTASYVNAGNLGIPLLVFAVGDAAAIAPVLLLQLLVMVPVSFSLLDAQTGRRGVSLTQTVTMPVRNPLVIGVLLGLVVSLTGVRVPQVLALPVDMVADLAIPAMLITFGVSLHGAPLPGRGEVRAPLWTAVVLKNLGGPLLAYLLGAHAFGLTGKELLAPVIVAALPTAQNVFVYAMRYGRAVPMVRDVILVTTIGCVPVVVALVGVLG
- a CDS encoding EamA family transporter codes for the protein MSLPRGPGRRPAVPAPAMFMVSGASQYLGAAVAVGLFVHMPATTVAWWRMLVAGAFLLVWRRPWRAPWTRRTLAASALFGVVLGAMNLLFYSAIYYLPLGTAVSLEYLGPVAVAALAGRGLRVRVAIGLALLGVVSISGLGLDWSDPGTAPGVLLAVLAGAAWAVYILLGRRIAAGRDGLTSLAAGMAVAAVVYAPVAAPTVGIALRDLALLATVVGVGILSSLVPYAIEQVALTRLAAPTFALLTSLLPATSLAAGLVVLGQVPTAGETVGLVLISVAVLLASREGDPEPRLDRPDAPPPG
- a CDS encoding response regulator transcription factor, with protein sequence MRVLVVEDERPLATALRRTLEAEGFSVVVADDGIDGEWHTREQEFDVVVLDVMLPHLSGYEVCRRMRVRGDSTPVLFLTAKNGEYDEADALDIGGDDYMSKPFSTVVLSARLRALARRAATSDGPPLTVGPLRLDPALQRAWCGERELQLTARELALLTFLVHRAEHVVGKHEILEHVWDQAFDGGPNVVEVYIGRLRRKLGPTPGISISTVRGLGYRLSGRHP